A window of the Drosophila simulans strain w501 chromosome 2L, Prin_Dsim_3.1, whole genome shotgun sequence genome harbors these coding sequences:
- the LOC6730827 gene encoding protein mothers against dpp isoform X1, with translation MYYPPADSYTGYRVTPPQINGSTTSTISSSGSSNNNNIHHINNNNNHICSSGSSNNLSLTTAISGSSNRMDTDDVESNTSSAMSTLGSLFSFTSPAVKKLLGWKQGDEEEKWAEKAVDSLVKKLKKRKGAIEELERALSCPGQPSKCVTIPRSLDGRLQVSHRKGLPHVIYCRVWRWPDLQSHHELKPLELCQYPFSAKQKEVCINPYHYKRVESPVLPPVLVPRHSEFAPGHSMLQFNHVAEPSMPHNVSYSNSGFNSHSLSTSNTSVGSPSSVNSNPNSPYDSLAGTPPPAYSPSEDGNSNNPNDGGQLLDAQMGDVAQVSYSEPAFWASIAYYELNCRVGEVFHCNNNSVIVDGFTNPSNNSDRCCLGQLSNVNRNSTIENTRRHIGKGVHLYYVTGEVYAECLSDSAIFVQSRNCNYHHGFHPSTVCKIPPGCSLKIFNNQEFAQLLSQSVNNGFEAVYELTKMCTIRMSFVKGWGAEYHRQDVTSTPCWIEIHLHGPLQWLDKVLTQMGSPHNAISSVS, from the exons ACTATCCGCCCGCTGATAGTTATACCGGTTATCGGGTGACTCCACCCCAAATCAACGGCAGCACTAccagcaccatcagcagcagcggcagcagcaacaacaacaacatccaccacatcaacaataacaataaccacatctgcagcagtggcagcagcaacaacctcAGTTTGACGACAGCaatcagcggcagcagcaacagaatgGACACCGACGATGTGGAATCGAACACCAGCAGCGCGATGTCCACACTGGGCTCGCTATTCTCCTTCACATCGCCGGCGGTGAAGAAGCTGCTGGGCTGGAAGCAGGGCGACGAGGAGGAGAAGTGGGCGGAGAAGGCCGTCGACAGTCTGGTGAAGAAGCTGAAGAAGCGCAAGGGCGCcatcgaggagctggagcgggCGCTCTCCTGTCCCGGTCAGCCCTCGAAGTGTGTCACCATTCCACGCTCGCTGGACGGACGATTACAG GTCTCCCATCGCAAGGGTCTGCCGCATGTGATCTACTGCCGCGTTTGGCGCTGGCCCGATCTGCAGTCGCACCACGAACTGAAGCCGCTCGAGCTGTGCCAGTATCCGTTTAGCGCCAAGCAGAAGGAGGTGTGCATCAATCCGTACCACTATAAGCGCGTGGAGAGTCCGGTGCTCCCTCCAGTTCTCGTTCCTCGCCACTCGGAATTCGCGCCCGGACACTCGATGCTGCAGTTCAACCATGTGGCCGAGCCCAGTATGCCGCACAATGTGAGCTATTCGAACAGTGGATTCAACTCGCACAGCTTGAGCACCAGCAACACATCGGTGGGCAGTCCGAGTTCCGTCAACTCCAATCCCAATTCGCCGTACGACAGCTTGGCGGGAACACCGCCGCCCGCCTACAGTCCCTCGGAGGACGGCAACTCCAACAATCCGAACGACGGTGGCCAACTGCTGGATGCTCAGATGGGCGATGTTGCCCAGGTCAGTTACTCGGAGCCCGCCTTCTGGGCGTCGATAGCCTACTACGAGCTGAACTGCCGCGTGGGCGAGGTGTTccactgcaacaacaactccGTGATCGTCGACGGCTTCACGAATCCTTCCAACAACTCGGACCGCTGCTGCCTCGGCCAGCTGAGCAATGTGAACAGGAACAGCACCATCGAGAACACACGCCGTCATATAG GCAAGGGCGTTCATTTATACTATGTGACCGGCGAGGTCTACGCCGAATGCCTGTCCGACTCCGCCATTTTCGTGCAGTCGCGCAACTGCAACTACCACCACGGATTCCATCCGAGCACCGTGTGCAAAATACCGCCGGGCTGCTCGCTGAAGATCTTCAACAATCAGGAATTTGCTCAGCTGCTGTCGCAGTCGGTGAACAATGGATTCGAGGCCGTTTACGAGCTGACAAAGATGTGCACCATCCGGATGTCGTTCGTCAAGGGCTGGGGTGCGGAGTACCATCGCCAGGACGTGACCTCGACGCCCTGTTGGATCGAAATCCATCTGCACGGGCCGCTCCAGTGGCTGGACAAGGTGCTCACCCAAATGGGCTCTCCGCATAATGCAATTAGTTCGGTATCCTAA
- the LOC6730826 gene encoding uncharacterized protein LOC6730826 yields MRILSLVLFYAVLTASPHGFPGISAEKEYPGFEEIGNGRFYFEKERETNFVIARSSCRRKGAQLAEFEDDKEFQAVMAKAASGSSYWIGIAENKNALLQLQDDLKLLKKYPGFEKFGYGLFHIEQMKNVVQMKNI; encoded by the exons ATGCGGATACTGTCGCTAGTTCTGTTTTACGCGGTACTCACCGCAAGTCCGCATGGATTTCCGGGCATTTCCGCAGAGAAAGAGTACCCAGGATTCGAAGAGATCGGAAACGGACGCTTCTACTTCGAAAAGGAAAGAGAAACAAACTTTGTGATAGCCAGATCATCTTGCCGCAGGAAGGGAGCACAACTGGCCGAATTCGAGGATGACAAGGAGTTCCAGGCGGTTATGGCAAAGGCGGCCAGCGGGTCCAGCTACTGGATTGGCATCGCCGAGAACAAAAACG ctctgctgcagctgcaggatgACCTGAAGTTGTTGAAGAAGTATCCCGGATTCGAGAAGTTCGGATACGGACTCTTCCACATCGAACAGATGAAAAATGTTGTCCAGATGAAAAATATCTAG
- the LOC6730827 gene encoding protein mothers against dpp isoform X2 has translation MDTDDVESNTSSAMSTLGSLFSFTSPAVKKLLGWKQGDEEEKWAEKAVDSLVKKLKKRKGAIEELERALSCPGQPSKCVTIPRSLDGRLQVSHRKGLPHVIYCRVWRWPDLQSHHELKPLELCQYPFSAKQKEVCINPYHYKRVESPVLPPVLVPRHSEFAPGHSMLQFNHVAEPSMPHNVSYSNSGFNSHSLSTSNTSVGSPSSVNSNPNSPYDSLAGTPPPAYSPSEDGNSNNPNDGGQLLDAQMGDVAQVSYSEPAFWASIAYYELNCRVGEVFHCNNNSVIVDGFTNPSNNSDRCCLGQLSNVNRNSTIENTRRHIGKGVHLYYVTGEVYAECLSDSAIFVQSRNCNYHHGFHPSTVCKIPPGCSLKIFNNQEFAQLLSQSVNNGFEAVYELTKMCTIRMSFVKGWGAEYHRQDVTSTPCWIEIHLHGPLQWLDKVLTQMGSPHNAISSVS, from the exons atgGACACCGACGATGTGGAATCGAACACCAGCAGCGCGATGTCCACACTGGGCTCGCTATTCTCCTTCACATCGCCGGCGGTGAAGAAGCTGCTGGGCTGGAAGCAGGGCGACGAGGAGGAGAAGTGGGCGGAGAAGGCCGTCGACAGTCTGGTGAAGAAGCTGAAGAAGCGCAAGGGCGCcatcgaggagctggagcgggCGCTCTCCTGTCCCGGTCAGCCCTCGAAGTGTGTCACCATTCCACGCTCGCTGGACGGACGATTACAG GTCTCCCATCGCAAGGGTCTGCCGCATGTGATCTACTGCCGCGTTTGGCGCTGGCCCGATCTGCAGTCGCACCACGAACTGAAGCCGCTCGAGCTGTGCCAGTATCCGTTTAGCGCCAAGCAGAAGGAGGTGTGCATCAATCCGTACCACTATAAGCGCGTGGAGAGTCCGGTGCTCCCTCCAGTTCTCGTTCCTCGCCACTCGGAATTCGCGCCCGGACACTCGATGCTGCAGTTCAACCATGTGGCCGAGCCCAGTATGCCGCACAATGTGAGCTATTCGAACAGTGGATTCAACTCGCACAGCTTGAGCACCAGCAACACATCGGTGGGCAGTCCGAGTTCCGTCAACTCCAATCCCAATTCGCCGTACGACAGCTTGGCGGGAACACCGCCGCCCGCCTACAGTCCCTCGGAGGACGGCAACTCCAACAATCCGAACGACGGTGGCCAACTGCTGGATGCTCAGATGGGCGATGTTGCCCAGGTCAGTTACTCGGAGCCCGCCTTCTGGGCGTCGATAGCCTACTACGAGCTGAACTGCCGCGTGGGCGAGGTGTTccactgcaacaacaactccGTGATCGTCGACGGCTTCACGAATCCTTCCAACAACTCGGACCGCTGCTGCCTCGGCCAGCTGAGCAATGTGAACAGGAACAGCACCATCGAGAACACACGCCGTCATATAG GCAAGGGCGTTCATTTATACTATGTGACCGGCGAGGTCTACGCCGAATGCCTGTCCGACTCCGCCATTTTCGTGCAGTCGCGCAACTGCAACTACCACCACGGATTCCATCCGAGCACCGTGTGCAAAATACCGCCGGGCTGCTCGCTGAAGATCTTCAACAATCAGGAATTTGCTCAGCTGCTGTCGCAGTCGGTGAACAATGGATTCGAGGCCGTTTACGAGCTGACAAAGATGTGCACCATCCGGATGTCGTTCGTCAAGGGCTGGGGTGCGGAGTACCATCGCCAGGACGTGACCTCGACGCCCTGTTGGATCGAAATCCATCTGCACGGGCCGCTCCAGTGGCTGGACAAGGTGCTCACCCAAATGGGCTCTCCGCATAATGCAATTAGTTCGGTATCCTAA
- the LOC6730825 gene encoding NADH dehydrogenase [ubiquinone] 1 subunit C2, with protein MSAVNDPLELLTNKGTHEPSFLSPIWNPLACGVAGVGVAIFVNWGFRRPVFSGIQKHIAFGAVGVGAGAYFDQKRNEYLAKRDAVLRHYIELHPDDFPVKERKTYGQVLESWVPVR; from the exons ATGAGTGCCGTGAACGATCCGCTGGAACTTTTGACGAACAAGGGCACCCACGAGCCTTCTTTCCTCTCGCCGATATGGAATCCGCTGGCCTGCGGAGTGGccggcgtgggcgtggccatttTCGTCAACTGGGGCTTCCGTAGGCCCGTGTTTTCCG GCATCCAGAAGCACATCGCCTTCGGAGCTGTGGGTGTCGGCGCAGGAGCTTACTTCGATCAGAAGAGGAACGAGTACCTGGCCAAAAGGGACGCCGTCCTCCGGCACTACATCGAACTGCATCCCGACGATTTCCCGGTGAAGG AACGCAAGACCTATGGCCAAGTGCTGGAGAGTTGGGTGCCAGTGCGCTAA